A single window of Dendropsophus ebraccatus isolate aDenEbr1 chromosome 5, aDenEbr1.pat, whole genome shotgun sequence DNA harbors:
- the LOC138792704 gene encoding retinol dehydrogenase 7-like, which produces MWFLGLALLGLSLLYRWYRQSQILENLSDKYVFITGCDTGFGHLLAKQLDKRGMRVLAACLTEKGAKNLKEETSSRLQTIILDVTDSRHVKSSTKWVSAIVKDKGLWGLVNNAGIGIPGGINEWLTTDDYIKILKVNLLGVIDVTINMLPMIRKAQGRVVNVGSVAGRITVCGGGYCISKHGVESFSDSLRREMLPFGVKVSIIEPGFFKTELTNPDLQKQSIKLTWEQTSEEVKRSYGAEYYRTSYGYMDSVESFCSTNLSLATDCMEHALTAVYPWTRYSAGWDSKFILIPLSYLPTVITDYLLTIGQPKPAQVS; this is translated from the exons ATGTGGTTCCTTGGTTTAGCATTGTTGGGTTTGAGCCTCCTCTACAGATGGTACAGACAGAGTCAGATACTGGAGAATCTCTCAGATAAATATGTCTTCATCACCGGGTGTGACACTGGATTTGGTCACCTTCTTGCAAAGCAACTGGACAAACGTGGAATGAGGGTCCTGGCAGCTTGTTTGACAGAAAAGGGGGCTAAGAATCTgaaggaggagacatctagtagaCTACAAACCATAATCCTTGATGTCACTGATAGTAGACATGTTAAATCTTCTACCAAGTGGGTTTCTGCTATAGTCAAGGATAAAG GTCTTTGGGGTCTTGTGAACAATGCAGGCATTGGTATCCCAGGTGGGATTAATGAATGGCTGACTACAGATGATTATATAAAGATTCTTAAAGTAAATCTATTGGGAGTTATTGATGTGACAATTAATATGTTGCCGATGATACGGAAAGCACAAGGCCGTGTTGTGAATGTAGGCAGTGTGGCTGGCAGAATCACTGTATGCGGTGGAGGATACTGTATATCAAAGCATGGAGTAGAATCCTTTTCGGACAGTCTTCg TCGTGAAATGCTGCCATTTGGAGTGAAGGTTTCTATCATTGAACCTGGCTTTTTTAAAACTGAACTTACAAATCCAGATTTGCAAAAGCAAAGTATTAAGCTGACATGGGAACAAACATCAGAAGAAGTCAAGAGAAGTTACGGAGCTGAATATTACAGGACAA GTTATGGCTATATGGACAGCGTGGAGTCATTCTGCTCTACTAACTTGTCCCTTGCTACAGACTGTATggagcatgcactgacagcagtTTACCCCTGGACACGTTATTCTGCTGGATGGGATTCTAAATTCATTCTGATTCCACTCTCATATTTGCCTACAGTTATCACAGACTACCTCTTAACCATAGGACAGCCCAAACCTGCTCAAGTGTCTTAA